The following is a genomic window from Chrysiogenia bacterium.
GGTGAAGTGATGAGCGAGGGACTCCAGATTGACGACATTGTGGTGGGCGAAGGGGCCGAGGCCGTGCGCGGCAAGACCGTGGAGGTCCACTACACCGGCACGCTTACCAACGGCGACAAATTCGATAGCTCCCATGATCGGGGCACCCCGTTCAGCTTCCCGCTGGGTGGTGGCCGCGTGATCGCGGGCTGGGATCTGGGCGTGGCCGGCATGAAAGAGGGCGGAAAACGCAAACTGACGATACCGCCGGCCATGGGCTATGGCGACCGGGGCGTGCCCGGAGCGATTCCGCCGGCTGCCACGCTCATTTTTGAAGTTGAGCTGCTGCGTGTATTGTAATTGGCGTATTGGACAACGGGCCGGGGAAGCCAGGAGCGCAAAATGAAGACTCTGAAGAATACCCTTGTGTTGAGTGCGGCCCTGCTGGGGCTGTTTGCCACTGCGGCGCCGGCCTCGGCGCAGAGCATCGGCTGGGTGGTCGGCATCAACGGCAGCCCCAAGCTCACCCGTGCCGGACACACCAAGCCCGTCAGGCGCGGGAACTCCGTCATCACGGGCGATCTCATCGAGACCGACGACGCGGCCAAGATCAAGCTGCTCTTCTCCGATGATTCGGTCATGGCAATCGGCCCGCGCTCCAGCGTGACGATCCCCGAATTCACCTACAAGGCCGACAATCGCGTCGCCAAGATCAAGGTCCTCTTCGGACGCTTCAAGATCAACATCGCCAAGTTCTTTGGCGGTCCCAGCGACTATGAGGTCACCA
Proteins encoded in this region:
- a CDS encoding FecR domain-containing protein — protein: MKTLKNTLVLSAALLGLFATAAPASAQSIGWVVGINGSPKLTRAGHTKPVRRGNSVITGDLIETDDAAKIKLLFSDDSVMAIGPRSSVTIPEFTYKADNRVAKIKVLFGRFKINIAKFFGGPSDYEVTTPTAVAGVRGTILWGDTDIDAICSLEGEIEVRSLSAAEDAEAARLTPGNCVANMGQGETAPLVPSQEALQGYLKEVTLE
- a CDS encoding FKBP-type peptidyl-prolyl cis-trans isomerase, with protein sequence MSEGLQIDDIVVGEGAEAVRGKTVEVHYTGTLTNGDKFDSSHDRGTPFSFPLGGGRVIAGWDLGVAGMKEGGKRKLTIPPAMGYGDRGVPGAIPPAATLIFEVELLRVL